CGATGAGTTACGATCGGGATAGTTCACACCGCTCGTATGGCGATCGTGAGTACGACAAAGACGGAGATTACAGGGACCAAAATCGTTCTCGTAATTCAGGACGGTATCGTGATGAGGTTTACTCCAAGCGCGTTCCTGCCGGCAAAAGAACCTATTTCTTTGATGTCAAAACCACGCGCTCTGGAGAGGATTACTTTCTGACCATCACAGAAAGCAAACGCATCGACGAGTCACGCTACGAAAAGCACAAAATTTTCCTTTACAAGGAGGATTTTGGCAAGTTTGTTTCTGCGATGCATGAGGTATTGATTCATATCAAAGATGAGTGTCTGCCAGACTACGAATTTAGAGGACTGCCAGAACTCACGCTACCACCACCTGTTGAAAACGATTTTCCTGAGGATGATTATCCACAGGACGAATACTAGTCTGATCACTTGATCCCAATAGTTGCTTATGCTGAACGTAACACACGCTTACGTTCAATAATGAGTCGTCAGGCCTCTTTCGACCCCGAGGTCGATCGCGCCGTACGGTCTATCATCAAAACAGTTCGTACC
This is a stretch of genomic DNA from Bacteroidota bacterium. It encodes these proteins:
- a CDS encoding DUF3276 family protein translates to MSYDRDSSHRSYGDREYDKDGDYRDQNRSRNSGRYRDEVYSKRVPAGKRTYFFDVKTTRSGEDYFLTITESKRIDESRYEKHKIFLYKEDFGKFVSAMHEVLIHIKDECLPDYEFRGLPELTLPPPVENDFPEDDYPQDEY